In Pseudomonadota bacterium, a genomic segment contains:
- a CDS encoding LysR family transcriptional regulator — protein MRLPLATLEVFDAIARTGSMRAAADRLGVQPSTVSHQLKALETQLGTALFVRTTRSVSLTEAGRALLRGAGPAFEQLGKAVESARSTGHAARGTLKLAMPEFVYRLVLGPALPRVCAAYPEIELELSITDALSDILGEALHAGFRLGDRIADDMVAVRVSDPLALTVVGSPAYFAERGTPDTPRDLLGHSCIRYRFQSSKRLAPWRFTGAEGGYEVDVNGPVVGNTLPALIDLAKQGLGLVNTFSNLCTDAVAAGELVPVLDDHLQMTPGVHLYYPREYRTLMPLRLLIEQLRLPARDRNSA, from the coding sequence ATGCGCTTGCCACTCGCGACGCTCGAGGTCTTTGACGCGATTGCCCGCACCGGCTCGATGCGGGCGGCGGCCGACCGCCTGGGGGTGCAACCGTCCACCGTCAGCCACCAGCTGAAGGCGCTCGAGACGCAACTTGGCACCGCGTTGTTCGTGCGCACCACGCGCTCGGTCAGCCTGACCGAGGCTGGCCGCGCCTTGCTGCGCGGGGCTGGCCCGGCCTTTGAGCAATTGGGCAAGGCGGTGGAGAGCGCGCGGTCCACCGGCCATGCGGCGCGCGGCACACTGAAGCTCGCGATGCCGGAGTTCGTTTACCGCCTGGTGCTCGGGCCGGCGCTGCCGCGCGTTTGCGCGGCGTACCCCGAGATCGAGCTCGAGCTGTCAATCACTGACGCGCTGTCCGACATCCTCGGTGAGGCGTTGCACGCGGGCTTCCGCCTCGGCGACCGCATCGCCGACGACATGGTGGCGGTGCGCGTCAGCGACCCGCTCGCGCTCACGGTAGTGGGCAGCCCGGCCTACTTTGCCGAGCGGGGCACGCCAGACACGCCGCGCGACCTCCTGGGCCACAGTTGCATTCGATACCGGTTTCAGTCGTCGAAGCGGCTCGCGCCGTGGCGCTTCACAGGGGCTGAGGGGGGCTACGAGGTCGATGTGAACGGCCCTGTAGTCGGCAACACGCTGCCGGCGCTGATTGACCTCGCCAAGCAGGGCCTGGGCCTGGTCAACACCTTCAGCAACCTCTGCACCGACGCCGTCGCCGCCGGTGAGCTGGTGCCGGTGCTGGACGATCACCTGCAAATGACCCCCGGCGTGCACCTTTACTACCCGCGCGAATACCGGACCCTGATGCCGTTGCGGCTGCTGATCGAGCAGTTGCGACTGCCAGCACGAGACCGGAACAGTGCCTAG
- a CDS encoding nuclear transport factor 2 family protein, producing the protein MKHCPNTVALTLAATLTAALALTPATAADGPATPGDPITAERLVDVAELTRLTDAIDAAVDAKDWPTARSHFVDEITVDFSSLVGGGPATIPADGLIAGWSANLTAEKTSFHLRGNHRVAFNGADTASVFSHGYAWNRLERGALEANGGDPLWQVWGHYTHGFTRTATGWKVDSMAFHATAERGNPFVRNTPGN; encoded by the coding sequence ATGAAACACTGCCCGAACACCGTCGCGCTGACGCTGGCCGCCACACTCACTGCCGCACTGGCTCTCACCCCGGCTACCGCCGCCGACGGCCCCGCCACACCCGGCGACCCGATCACCGCTGAACGGCTCGTCGACGTCGCCGAGCTGACCCGCCTCACCGACGCCATCGACGCCGCTGTCGATGCCAAGGACTGGCCCACCGCGCGCAGCCACTTTGTCGACGAGATCACCGTTGATTTCAGTTCGCTGGTCGGCGGCGGCCCGGCGACGATCCCGGCCGACGGCCTGATCGCCGGTTGGTCGGCCAACCTCACCGCCGAAAAAACGAGCTTCCACCTGCGCGGCAACCACCGCGTGGCCTTCAACGGCGCCGACACCGCATCCGTGTTCAGCCACGGCTACGCCTGGAACCGCCTCGAGCGGGGCGCACTCGAGGCCAACGGCGGCGACCCGCTCTGGCAGGTCTGGGGCCACTACACGCACGGGTTCACCCGCACCGCCACCGGCTGGAAGGTCGACAGCATGGCCTTTCACGCCACCGCCGAGCGCGGCAACCCCTTCGTCCGCAACACCCCCGGCAACTGA
- a CDS encoding nuclear transport factor 2 family protein, with protein sequence MDVKTRIEAIYADYANRNIAGVLDAIPDDFCFEWPVDPAHAAYAGVCGTKAELLAQLQSLAERFTFNRYAATNIVVDGDRVAAQVALNLTSHQTGDTFDATIAHFWTFESGTPVKLVEYMDSALMKHQCGTG encoded by the coding sequence ATGGACGTCAAAACCCGAATCGAAGCCATCTACGCCGACTACGCCAACCGCAATATCGCTGGTGTACTCGACGCCATCCCGGACGACTTCTGTTTCGAGTGGCCGGTGGACCCGGCGCACGCGGCGTACGCGGGCGTGTGCGGCACCAAGGCCGAGTTGCTCGCGCAACTCCAGAGCCTCGCCGAGCGGTTCACCTTCAACCGCTACGCCGCGACCAACATCGTGGTCGACGGTGACCGCGTCGCGGCGCAGGTTGCACTCAATCTGACCTCACACCAGACTGGCGACACGTTCGACGCCACGATCGCGCATTTCTGGACCTTCGAGAGCGGCACGCCGGTCAAGCTGGTGGAGTACATGGACAGCGCCTTGATGAAACACCAGTGTGGCACCGGATAG